One Cryptomeria japonica chromosome 9, Sugi_1.0, whole genome shotgun sequence genomic window carries:
- the LOC131059348 gene encoding dehydration-responsive element-binding protein 3: protein MTLFFIIQRLSRSETDDMIGSKPMEETNSIKQVAGRDSEEKNTGKCKTYRGVRQRSWGKWVSEIRLPKNKRRIWLGTFDTPQMAARAHDVAAFSLKGANASLNFPELVGTFPRPSSLDPRDIQSAAAQAARAGCFTVYNETSSSQGSADGADNLSTWVGSDSKTLIPADLELRLEPSRH from the coding sequence ATGACATTATTTTTCATTATCCAGCGCCTCAGTCGTAGTGAAACTGACGATATGATTGGCAGCAAGCCAATGGAAGAAACGAATTCAATTAAGCAAGTGGCAGGAAGAGACTCAGAAGAGAAAAATACGGGCAAGTGTAAGACGTACAGAGGCGTTCGTCAAAGGAGCTGGggcaaatgggtatctgaaattCGGCTACCAAAGAACAAGCGTAGAATATGGCTGGGGACTTTCGATACTCCCCAGATGGCGGCTCGAGCCCACGACGTGGCGGCTTTCAGCCTAAAGGGCGCAAATGCTTCGCTTAATTTTCCAGAATTGGTGGGCACTTTTCCTCGCCCTTCTTCGTTGGATCCAAGGGATATTCAGTCTGCGGCTGCCCAAGCTGCTCGTGCCGGCTGCTTCACTGTTTATAACGAAACTTCTTCTTCTCAGGGAAGCGCAGATGGAGCAGATAATTTAAGCACTTGGGTTGGATCGGATTCCAAAACTCTGATTCCTGCCGACTTGGAGCTGCGCTTGGAACCGTCTCGACATTGA